The following coding sequences lie in one Rutidosis leptorrhynchoides isolate AG116_Rl617_1_P2 chromosome 4, CSIRO_AGI_Rlap_v1, whole genome shotgun sequence genomic window:
- the LOC139843286 gene encoding protein OSB1, mitochondrial-like isoform X2 has product MASILNQNFFTNNLQRIPTKPITHTRPVTGIHTSSSSSSSSSSSSSSSSSSSSSLDKKFNARLSVNTTSPYDYSNKISNGYSGGQYEYEKGLMGNNYNQQQQQQQQQYPKPSEITWKKELCNNVQLIGNVGTPVEFKQLNSGKVLAWCSLAVRKSSTDTTWINLTFWDEMAHIASQHVEKGQQIYVSGRLVSDTVDSDDGKQQTYYKVVVQQLNFVEKSQPPAASNDGDFNYNYNSSSSSVTTGRKQKSYAANGTGSTEELWQAFFANPSEWWDNRKNKRGPKYPDFKHKDTGEALWVEGRYNPTWVKSQLSVLDSRMESYNAQSSRSASMFGDNLTAY; this is encoded by the exons ATGGCTTCAATCCTCAACCAAAATTTCTTCACAAATAACCTTCAACGGATCCCCACTAAACCCATAACCCATACCCGACCCGTCACCGGTATccacacatcatcatcatcatcatcatcatcatcatcatcatcatcatcatcatcatcatcatcatcatcattagacaAAAAGTTTAACGCCAGATTATCAGTTAACACAACATCACCATATGATTACAGCAACAAAATTAGTAACGGATATAGCGGTGGTCAGTATGAGTATGAAAAAGGGTTAATGGGCAATAACtacaaccaacaacaacaacaacaacaacaacagtacccaaaACCTAGTGAAATTACATGGAAAAAAGAATTATGTAATAATGTACAACTTATTGGAAATGTTGGTACTCCTGTTGAGTTTAAACAACTTAATTCTGGAAAGGTACTTGCTTGGTGTAGTCTGGCAGTTAGAAAATCGTCTACTGATACTACCTG GATTAACTTGACATTTTGGGATGAGATGGCGCATATTGCTTCTCAGCATGTCGAGAAAGGACAACAAATTTATGTATCGGGTCGTCTGGTTTCAGATACAGTCGACAGCGACGATGGGAAACAACAAACATATTATAAG GTAGTTGTTCAACAGCTGAATTTTGTCGAAAAAAGTCAACCTCCAGCGGCATCTAATGACGGAGACTTTAACTACAACTACAATTCCAGCTCGAGTTCGGTTACAACAG GTAGAAAGCAAAAAAGTTACGCAGCAAATGGTACAGGGTCCACAGAGGAACTATGGCAAGCTTTCTTTGCTAATCCTAGTGAATGGTGGGATAATAGGAAGAACAAG AGGGGTCCAAAGTATCCTGATTTCAAACACAAAGACACAGGTGAAGCTTTATGGGTCGAAGGGAGGTACAATCCGACGTGGGTTAAATCTCAGTTATCAGTATTAGATTCGCGAATGGAATCTTATAACGCTCAAAGTTCACGCTCAGCTTCTATGTTTGGAGACAACTTGACAGCTTATTaa
- the LOC139843286 gene encoding protein OSB1, mitochondrial-like isoform X1 codes for MASILNQNFFTNNLQRIPTKPITHTRPVTGIHTSSSSSSSSSSSSSSSSSSSSSLDKKFNARLSVNTTSPYDYSNKISNGYSGGQYEYEKGLMGNNYNQQQQQQQQQYPKPSEITWKKELCNNVQLIGNVGTPVEFKQLNSGKVLAWCSLAVRKSSTDTTWINLTFWDEMAHIASQHVEKGQQIYVSGRLVSDTVDSDDGKQQTYYKVVVQQLNFVEKSQPPAASNDGDFNYNYNSSSSSVTTGSRKQKSYAANGTGSTEELWQAFFANPSEWWDNRKNKRGPKYPDFKHKDTGEALWVEGRYNPTWVKSQLSVLDSRMESYNAQSSRSASMFGDNLTAY; via the exons ATGGCTTCAATCCTCAACCAAAATTTCTTCACAAATAACCTTCAACGGATCCCCACTAAACCCATAACCCATACCCGACCCGTCACCGGTATccacacatcatcatcatcatcatcatcatcatcatcatcatcatcatcatcatcatcatcatcatcatcattagacaAAAAGTTTAACGCCAGATTATCAGTTAACACAACATCACCATATGATTACAGCAACAAAATTAGTAACGGATATAGCGGTGGTCAGTATGAGTATGAAAAAGGGTTAATGGGCAATAACtacaaccaacaacaacaacaacaacaacaacagtacccaaaACCTAGTGAAATTACATGGAAAAAAGAATTATGTAATAATGTACAACTTATTGGAAATGTTGGTACTCCTGTTGAGTTTAAACAACTTAATTCTGGAAAGGTACTTGCTTGGTGTAGTCTGGCAGTTAGAAAATCGTCTACTGATACTACCTG GATTAACTTGACATTTTGGGATGAGATGGCGCATATTGCTTCTCAGCATGTCGAGAAAGGACAACAAATTTATGTATCGGGTCGTCTGGTTTCAGATACAGTCGACAGCGACGATGGGAAACAACAAACATATTATAAG GTAGTTGTTCAACAGCTGAATTTTGTCGAAAAAAGTCAACCTCCAGCGGCATCTAATGACGGAGACTTTAACTACAACTACAATTCCAGCTCGAGTTCGGTTACAACAGGCA GTAGAAAGCAAAAAAGTTACGCAGCAAATGGTACAGGGTCCACAGAGGAACTATGGCAAGCTTTCTTTGCTAATCCTAGTGAATGGTGGGATAATAGGAAGAACAAG AGGGGTCCAAAGTATCCTGATTTCAAACACAAAGACACAGGTGAAGCTTTATGGGTCGAAGGGAGGTACAATCCGACGTGGGTTAAATCTCAGTTATCAGTATTAGATTCGCGAATGGAATCTTATAACGCTCAAAGTTCACGCTCAGCTTCTATGTTTGGAGACAACTTGACAGCTTATTaa